ACTTCAAAAGCATTGATGGGCTTCTCCGTCAAGCAATCACCATGAAGGAACAGATCAGTACCACCCAGGGCCGCAGGTATGAGGCAGTGAATAACTAATGTCACTCACCTCTGCAACACAGTACTGATACTATGCATCTGTAAGTTCTCCCATTACCCACAACCCACCATTCATCAGTGTTGaataggggggaaaaaacacttcCCTACTACAGGGTGGAATTGATGAGgcggaaaaaaaaaaattcagtgaaAGCCAAAACAGTGTTTTCATATGTAtaggtcattttttttttttttttttttttttttacaatcatcATCATTCCTTAAATCTAATTTTCTTTGTTATTATTTGCcaccatttttatgttttcctccattttgttttcttacTTATTCCCCCCGCAAATGCATGCAGCTCAAGTGAATCAGCCCCTTCTCCCATTCCCTCTTCTACACCACCCTCCCATCCCTCATCACCTTCGCCCTGATCTCTGGAAGACACTGTCCAAGGTTAGTATTTCATTCGGCATCATTAGAATTAACCTTAATGTGCTATTACGGGTTGACTTCAACTGTTCCAACTTACTCACCGTGGTTTGAAATTTTGTTATTTGTAAGTTgtcatcattttatttttttttttttacagtatccAGACTAGACACTACCAAATGTCTCTACACATTGTGTAATTTACTGTTTGGGTAATTCTTTGATCATGCTTGTTCTTCGCATAATACTTTTGAGAAGGAAGGTACAGCTTAATGTAGCAATAATGACATTAGCTGTCGCTATACTTTCACTAACATTTTAGCAATACACTCAAACTTTCAGTTGGAATACCATTATGTGGAAATACCACAGCGTGTTTTATAGTGATTAAATTGAACACGGCTGGTGTGTATGACTATTAAGACAATAAGGGAGAGATTTGTTAAGAAAGGCTTATTAAACTGACATGCCACCTGGATAGCTGCCGAAATATTCTATCTATAATGTATATTTGAGATTATAGATGGTTGGGTTAGAATGTACTGGTCTTGTTACACCAGGGTTGAGTCTTTACAGGGAGTGCCTGATTTGCGGGCCATTACACTCCTCATTTCATTGTTGATACCGTTCCAGGGCTTAGACGGACACTGCAGCCGTCCCGACTCTGTCAAAAGGGTCCTGTGCATCCTAGAGCCACCTCCGTCCCCGGCACGGCTGTAGCCCTCCTGGTCGCTCCCATGGCCCTGCGGGCAGTGGGATGTTGGGGGCTGGTGGTGCTTCTGTGGGTCAGCGCAGGGAGGGTAGTACAGTTGCCGGTGAATTTGGGAGTTGTTGCGATGCCTTCTTGGTTTGTCCACGTCTCGGGGTTCGGCGTGGTTGGCTGCGGGCGCGCTGTCCCCTCCGTTCCGGTTCCGGTACAGAGTGTCCGTGTGCTCCTCGCCACAGTAGTGTTGGGCGGCTTGGGCAGATTTGACCAGCGAGTGAACAACGATCACCAGCAGAATCAGGATGCCCGAGGCCAGGACACATGCACTGGCGATGCCCGTCTCTACCTCAAACACCAGCAGCATGTAGATTGACATAGCTGCCAGACACAGAGGGACAAGGAGAGTGACATGCAAACACAGGGaggatgagagagtgagaacgACAGGCTCAGAAAGATTCACTGTAGGAAATAACTTTTTCTCCCTTGCTGTGAATAAATACAAGTGCGTCAACACACTTGGTCTATTTTGCTTGATTTTACTAATGTTTGCTCATCTGTCAGCAGGAGAAGAACCACTGACTCAGGAGTGctaaaggagggaggagagaagcaCAACTCTGGGATATGAGGAAGACGATGGTGTGGCGCTGCAGTGAGACTGTGACTTAGTTTTTGTGAAACTAAGCAGTTGGGTCAGGGTGTCCTCCACCGTCTATCACAATGATGTGCTGCCCCCACCCTCAAAAGGCCCCCCCTGGAATGGAAAGCCAACAGCTTTGCCTTGCCAGGTCCTACATTAAGACAATTTGGTAATGCACTCCAGAACAAAGGCACCGTTGTTCAGGGCTATGTGTATCAATCAGTTGGCGCAACGCTAGAAGTGACTCTTGCCTCCACGGCAAAATTAACTGGAATATATCCATAGAAATCTGAATGAAGTTTTCCTTTCCAGAGTCACACATCTGTTTTATTTGGGAGGGTTTATAGCCATTGGTCTGAGCATGTGTAAAGTCCAAAATGAATCTGCTTAAAATGCTGTATGTTGACAAAAGATGCTTTTGTGCATTGCTTATGAGTTTGGAATAACAATGTTATGACGAGTTGCATGCCACTTGAAACACTttggtcttcactgtgttctcgTCATTTCACAGAAACGGTTAAATAAGCcttttactgtttttgtttgtcttacCTGCCAAGTATACGGAAACCCCAAGGCAAAATAATCCAATGGCCACATGTCGCACACCTCTCGTATCCAATAGGAACCAGTCTGCTCTATGGACGAACATGAAGAAAAGGCAGTCAGTGACATGGTTATACTGTTTGTCAGATGTGTTCAATTGATTTGATGGATTTATTCGTACTGAAGTAAATTATTGTACTGTTCTAATTAAGCCATTTTTTGGACGTGTTTACTTGGAGCTCAAAATAGGTGGTTTTACAGAACGCATTGTCATTACATGCATTGAAGTGCAAATACGTTACATGAAGTCTATGTGTACAGGCACATTTCTAATGCAACTTGGGAAAGAGCCAAGCCGTTGGGGCCATGCAGGGGCCGTGTGCTGGGTATGAGGGAATGCTATTGTTTGTTTGGGATTCATACTGAGTTTAGAAAAAGGGGTCTGTCAAACAGTCTCTTTGCACCCTCTGCACACAATGGAATTTAAGAATTTACAGCATTTCTGTGAATACAGGACTTTTATATAATTTCATCagattataaataaatacaaaatctaATAAACTACTGATACCTACAACaaataacattgtaaatataagtgtgttgtgtttgctgaTGTGTACCTTTCAGTATCTTCTCCTCTGCATATCTCGGTTGTAAAATAACTTTGCAGAAGGCAGACCACGACAGAGCTTAAATTGAGCGTTAGAGACAGGCCAGAGAGCACTGTAGACACCGGCATCATCACAGCCCAAATGTTAGTGGGCACGATGGAGATGGTAGGGGGAGATTCCTTCACAGCAATCTGTTGTGTTTGTAGCTGGAAAATCTGAATGACCGATAGCATAGACATAATTCCAGATAGGATCCCTAATAAAGAGAGGACCATCAGAGACCGCTGGCTGTAAACGCACGTCATATTTGGGCTATAAATCACTGACTGAGGTTGACGCACTTGCCTTCGTCGGAAAAAACTATCCCGTTGGAAATCCGGTTTATCttcctcgctctctcttttccaAATTCTTGAGTTTACCATGAGGCACGGTTTTTGTAATGcgtaaaacatatatatttgattGGAAGCAAGTAAGAAACCTGAGATTGAGAGTCCGATCATTGAATTTGAGGGTTATTTGTGTGTTGGGCGCAACCACTCGCTCCAACGGTCAGGCATGTGATGTTCTTTCCCCAGATTAAAAACTTCGCAACAACAACAATGGACTTTTCACATGGAATCTCCCCTACAAGAAGTTGACGTGCTCTAAACGGTCCACAACCGTGGAAAAAAAAACTTCCAAACTTCTAAGCCTACAGCAAAAACTATAGGTTACTTCGCGATTTAGCCCGCATAGGCATTTGAGGAATGTTTAATCATTGCTGTTGCCTAGGCTAGTGCGCCTTGAATGTAAACCTCGGATTGagattttaataaaacatgttcagAAAACAAACGTTGATATGATCtatcgtttttttttattctactaACAACCCATACACCCAGTTTTATGAAATGAATAATGATGatataataatgataatgataTATTCTTCAGTACAACTAGAGGACCGTTCGAAATGTACGTGGGGGGCGGGGAGGATTTAAATTTGGACATGTTTGTATGGTCCTGGTTTA
The nucleotide sequence above comes from Esox lucius isolate fEsoLuc1 chromosome 8, fEsoLuc1.pri, whole genome shotgun sequence. Encoded proteins:
- the tmem221 gene encoding transmembrane protein 221, coding for MIGLSISGFLLASNQIYMFYALQKPCLMVNSRIWKRESEEDKPDFQRDSFFRRRQVRQPQSVIYSPNMTCVYSQRSLMVLSLLGILSGIMSMLSVIQIFQLQTQQIAVKESPPTISIVPTNIWAVMMPVSTVLSGLSLTLNLSSVVVCLLQSYFTTEICRGEDTERADWFLLDTRGVRHVAIGLFCLGVSVYLAAMSIYMLLVFEVETGIASACVLASGILILLVIVVHSLVKSAQAAQHYCGEEHTDTLYRNRNGGDSAPAANHAEPRDVDKPRRHRNNSQIHRQLYYPPCADPQKHHQPPTSHCPQGHGSDQEGYSRAGDGGGSRMHRTLLTESGRLQCPSKPWNGINNEMRSVMARKSGTPCKDSTLV